From Cetobacterium ceti:
CTAAAAATAAATTATTTCTTTTTAAACACATGTAAACAAAATCTTTTTTAAAACCTAAACTTTCAAACCAAATACGGAATGTACCTCCATTATGATTAGCCAATAAAGATTGAGCTTCGTAAAATACCTTTGATAACTCCATTGTATTTTTAGTTATTTCGTTTGCATGATAAACTACTTTTTTCTCACAATCTATAAGTTTTTCTCTAATATCCATTTCTATTATTCCACATTTATCATAATCTATAATAGATTCATAATTTTCTTTATTTTTATTTTTTAATTCTGCTGTTCGTGCTTTTATTTTATCCATTACAGACATTCTATCAGCTCCATTGCTACTTGATATATTATAACCTGGAACTCTTCTACATCTTTAGATTTAGTATCCCATATTGTCTTTCCATCTTCAAGAAGATTATGAATTATTCCACTTTGTTTTATTGGATCAGTTAAATATATTCCTGTTCCATCTAAAGTCTCTTTTAATTCATTATACATTGCATCCCCTTTTTTAGATCTCATATATCTATTAGGAATAATAGCTTTTATCTTCTCAACTCCTACTTCATCCATTAGTCTTGCTATTCCCTCAGAAGTAGCTTTATCTAAGTATGTAGGAATAACTATCTTATCTGCTAATTCTATAAAGTCTTGATCTATATTTAAAACTGGAACTGAATCTATTAGAATTAAATCGTATTCATCTTTTAATTTTTCAACAGATATTTTTAATTTTTCTCTAAATCTTTTTGAAAAATTACTATTTTTCAAAGGAACATAAAATAAATTTTCTCTTATCCTTATTTCATTTAATTCTCCAGTTCTAACAAAGTCTTCTAGAGTTTTATAAAACTTTATATTATCAGCTCCAGAAAAAGTTAAGATATTATTTTGAGAATCAGATGTTAGTAGCAATACTTTATATGAAGTCCCATCTTCTTTTTCAAGTAATGTAAATGCATGCCCTAATTGTAATGTTAGCCACGATTTACCAACCCCACCTTTATTATTTTTTATTGTTATTATTTTCCCCATAAATATTCCTCCAATAATTTTTTCTTATTTTTTTATAATTGTATCATATTTTTTATATTATTTTTGTTTATATTTACTATGCTAGATGATTGCTTAAGATTTTAGAAAGTACAGAAACATATTCATATTGATATGCTAAATCATCTTCTTTTAGTAACTCTTCCCATTTATCATCAATAGCTGAAATCACCTCAGCTTCTAATCCCCATTCTTTTATTTCTTTTATGAAATAGTTTATAACTTCTCTTGATATCATTTTAGTCCTCCTCTTTTAAAGCTAAGTATAGTTCAGAATTAGCATTTTCTTTCACTGTGCAACTTATAGTTTTTTCATCTATTTCTACGAAGATTAGATCTTCAACAGACAAATCGTCGATTTCATCTTCTGTTAAATATTCTGTTAAAGTTTCATGCGAGATCACAAGAGGAATTCTTCCTAACTCTTCTATAATTTCTATTATTTTATCTTCCATTATCTATTACCTCCAATCGCTACAGATAGAGTTAATTCTTTTAATTTTATTTCCAGTTCGTTATTTTTGAATCTAAATATTTTAATTTCTCCATTTACTTTTAATGA
This genomic window contains:
- a CDS encoding ParA family protein, whose amino-acid sequence is MGKIITIKNNKGGVGKSWLTLQLGHAFTLLEKEDGTSYKVLLLTSDSQNNILTFSGADNIKFYKTLEDFVRTGELNEIRIRENLFYVPLKNSNFSKRFREKLKISVEKLKDEYDLILIDSVPVLNIDQDFIELADKIVIPTYLDKATSEGIARLMDEVGVEKIKAIIPNRYMRSKKGDAMYNELKETLDGTGIYLTDPIKQSGIIHNLLEDGKTIWDTKSKDVEEFQVIIYQVAMELIECL